A stretch of DNA from Micromonospora peucetia:
CTGCCGGGGCTCGTCCGCCGGGCGCTGCCGTCGGTCGGACACGCCGCCGGGTTGGCCGCCGCGGCGACGGCGCCGGCGCTGGCCACGTACACCGGGGTGCTGCTCGCCGGCACGGCCGTGCCGTCCTGGCACGAGGCGTACCCGGAGCTGCCGACCATCTTCGCGGGCAGCGCGCTGGCCAGCGGCGCCGGTGTGGGACTGATCGCCGCGCCCACCGCGCAGGCCGGGCCCGCCCGCCGGATGGCGGTGGCCGGCGCGGCCCTGGAGCTGTACGGCTCGCACCGCGTGGAGACCCGGCTCGGGCTGCTCAGCGAGCCCTACCGCACCGGGCACGCCGGTCGGCTGCTGCGCGTCGGGCGGGCGCTGACCGCGGTGGGGGTGGCCGGCGCGCTGCTGGGCCGGCGCAGCCGGACGCTCTCCGCGCTGTCCGGGGCGGCCCTGCTGGGCGCGTCGGTGGCGACCCGGTTCGGCATCTTCCACGGCGGTGTCGCCTCGGCGAAGGATCCGAAGTACACGGTGGTGCCGCAGCGGGAGCGCCTCGAGCGGCGGCGTGCCGACGCGGGTTGACGCCTGGCCGCACCCGCCCGCCGGGGCGTGTGGTTCACTGCTGCGTGGAGGCGTTCAGTGGGCTGGTGCCCCTCCCGGTCTTCAAAACCGGTGTGGTCCGGGATCCGGGCCAGGCGGGTTCGATTCCCGTCCGTCTCCGCCAGGCTGTGGAAGAGGGGACCATGGGGGACGTCGCGGCCGATCCGCGCCGGCGGGTGCCACGCACCGACACGCTGCTCGCCGATCCCCGGTTGGCCGCCGCGACGACCACCCTGGGCCGGGAACGGGTCAAGGCCGCCGTCCACCGCGCGCAGGAGCAGGCCCGTCGGGGCGAGATCACCCCCGAGGCGGTACCCGACGCCGCGCTGGCCGCCCTGCCCGCGCTGACGCCCCGGGCGGTGCTCAACGCGACCGGGGTGGTGCTGCACACCAACCTGGGCCGGGCCGCGCTGTCGCCGGCCGCTGTCGCGGCGGTCACCGCCGCCGCCGGACACACCGACGTCGAGCTGGACCTGGGCACCGGGCGGCGGGCCCGGCGTGGACGCGACGCCCTGGACGCCCTCGCCGCCGCGGTGCCCGACGCGGGCGCGGTGCACGTGGTCAACAACGGCGCCGCCGCGCTGGTGCTCGCCGCCACCGCGCTGGCCGCCGACGCCGAGATCGTCGTCAGCCGGGGCGAGCTGGTGGAGATCGGCGACGGGTTCCGCCTGCCCGACCTGCTGGCGAGCACCGGCGCCCGGCTGCGCGAGGTCGGCACCACCAACCGCACCACGCTCGACGACTACGCCGCCGCCCTCGGCCCCCGGACCGGCTTCGTGCTGAAGGTGCACCCGTCGAACTTCCAGGTCACCGGCTTCACCTCGGCGGTGCCCGTGCGGCGGCTGGCCGGCCTCGGTGTCCCCGTGGTCGCCGACATCGGCTCCGGGCTGCTCACGCCCGACCCGCTGCTGCCCGCCGAGCCCGACGCCGCCGGCACCCTGCGGGCCGGGGCGGCGCTGGTCACCGCCAGCGGCGACAAGCTGCTCGGCGGCCCGCAGGCCGGGCTGCTGCTCGGCGCCGCCGACCTGGTCGACCGGCTGCGCCGGCACCCGCTGGCCCGGGCGTTGCGGGTGGACAAGCTGACCCTCGCCGCGCTCGCCGCCACCCTAGGCGACCCGGCCACCCCCACCCGGGCCGCGCTGCACGCCGACCCGGGCGTGCTGCGGGCCCGCACCGAGCGGCTGCGCGACGCCCTCGCCGCCGACGGCTGCAAGGCGGAGGTGGTGCCGGCCAGCGCGGTCGTCGGTGGCGGCGGGGCACCCGGCGTGGAGTTGGACTCGTGGGCGCTCAGCCTGCCCGAGCGGTACGCCCGGCCGCTGCGCGTCGGCGACCCGCCGGTGCTCGGCCGGGTGGTGCGCGGACGACTGCTGCTGGACCTGCGTTGTATGCCCGCCGACGCCGACGCGACGGTCCGCGCCGCCGTGCTGCGCGTGCCCGGGGAGGGCTGAGCGTGTTCGTGGTGGCCACCGCCGGGCACGTCGACCACGGCAAGTCGACTCTGGTGCGGGCGTTGACCGGGATGGAACCCGACCGGTGGGCCGAGGAACGCCGCCGGGGCATGACCATCGACCTCGGTTTCGCCTGGACCACGCTGCCCTCCGGCGCGACGGTCGCGTTCGTCGACGTGCCCGGCCACGAGCGGTTCGTACCGAACATGCTCGCCGGCGTCGGCCCGGTGCCCGCCGCGCTGGTCGTGGTGGCCGCCGACGAGGGCTGGATGCCGCAGTCGGCCGAGCACCTGGCCGCGTTGGACGCGCTCGGGGTGTCGTACGGCCTGCTGGTGGTGACCCGCGCGGACCTGGCGGACCCGGGGCCGGCGATGGCCCGGGCCCGCTCGGAGCTGGCCGCCACCTCCCTCGGCGCCCTCGACGCGGTCGCGGTCAGCGCGGTCACCGGGGCCGGCCTGCCGCAGCTGCGGGCGGCCCTGGACCGGCTCGCCGTCCGGCTGCCCGCACCGCAGGCCGACGCCCCGGTGCGGCTCTGGGTGGATCGCGCCTTCACCGTCCGGGGCGCCGGCACCGTGGTCACCGGCACCCTCGGCGCCGGCCGGCTGCGTGTCGGCGACGAGCTGGAACTCGCCGGTGCGCAGCCGGTGCGGGTACGCGGCCTGCACTGCCTCGGCGTGGCCCGGTCCGAGGCCGCCGCGGTCGCCCGGGTGGCGGTGAACCTGCGCGGCACGCCCCGGGACCGCATCGGGCGCGGCGACGCGCTGCTCACCCCCGGCCGGTTCCACCGCACGGACCTGCTGGACGTCCGGCTGGCCGGCGACCCGACGGCGCAGCTGCCGGCCACCCTGACCCTGCACATCGGCTCGGCGGCGGTTCCGGTGCGGGTCCGGCCACTCGGCCCGGACACCGCCCGGCTGCGGCTGGCCCGGCCGCTGCCGCTGCTGGTCGGGGACCGGGCACTGCTGCGTGACCCGGGCCGGCACCACGTCGCCGGCGGCGTGACCGTGCTGGACGTCGCGCCGCCGCCGCTGACCCGCCGGGGCGCGGCGGCGGCCCGCGCCGCAGTGCTGGCGACGGTGGACGGCCGCCCCGACCTGGCCGGCGAGCTGCGCCGACGGCGGCTGGCCCGGGCCGCCGACCTGGTCCGCACCGGCGTCGAGATCACCGGCCAGCCGGTCGCCGGCGACTGGCTGGCCGACCCGGAGCACTGGCGGGGCCTCGGCGCCCGGCTGGTCGACGAGGTCGCCCGGCACGCCCGGGAGCACCCCCTCGAGTCGGGCGCGCCGGTCGAGCTGCTCCGCCAGCGCCTCGACCTGCCCGAGCGTGCGCTGGTCGAGGCGCTGGTCCGGCCACCCCTGCGGCTGTATGCCGGCCGGGTCACCGCGTCGGCGGCCGACGCGCTGCCGGAACCGGTGGCCCGTGCCGTGGCCCGGGTCCGCGCCGGCTACGCCGGCCGCCCGTTTCGGGCACCCGAGGCCGAGCACCTCGCCGAGCTGGGGCTGGGCCCCCGGGAGATCGGGGCGGCCGTGCGCGCGGGAGCGCTGCTGCGGCTCGCCGAGAACGTGGTGCTGCTGCCCGGCGCGGCCGACGACGCCGTGCGGGTGCTGGTCGGGCTGCCGCAGCCGTTCACGCTCAGCGCCGCCCGGCGGGCGCTGGACACCACCCGCCGGGTCGCGGTGCCGCTGCTGGAACTTCTGGACCGCCGGGGTGTCACCCGGCGGTTGCCCGACGACGCCCGGATCGTGGTCGACCGGACGGTCGGGTCGCGGCCGGCGGACGAACCCGGCGACCCGGTCCCGGCCCGGCGCTGAAGCCGCCCCGGCGGGGCCGGTGGTCGCCTAGCGTGGCGCCATGGACCCTTCCGCGGTCTGGCGGGACAGGCAGCACAAGTGGCGGATCGAGGCGTACCGGGCGCCTGACCTGCGCTTCGCGATCTTCGCCACCAACGGCCCCACCGAGTCCGCGCCGTTGTGGCTGTTCGGAATGTCGGCGCTGGCCCGATGGCTGATGACGCACAAGATCTCCCTCGACGACCTGGAGGTCGACTGACATGGGGTCGCAACTCGGTCAGCTCGCGCTGGTGGTGGTGCTGGTGCTGGTCAACGCGGCCCTGTCGGGCAGTGAGATGGCGCTGGTGACGTTGCGCGAGGGGCAGGTGCGGCAGCTGAGCCGGCGCAGCCGCTCCGGGGAGCGGCTGGCCCGGCTGGTCCGCGACCCCAACCGGTACCTGGCCACCATCCAGCTCGGCATCACCCTCGCCGGGTTCCTGGCCTCCGCCGCCGCCGCGGTCTCCCTGGCCGAGCCGCTGGTCGGGCCACTGGGCTTTCTCGGCGGGGCCGCGCGCGGCGTCGCGGTCGTCCTGGTCACCATGCTGCTGACGTTCGTCACCCTGGTCGTCGGCGAGTTGGCCCCCAAGCGGCTGGCGATGCAGCGCGCGGAACGTTGGGGGCTGGTCAGCGCCGGCCCGCTGGACCTGCTGGCCCGGCTGTCCCGGCCGGTGGTGTGGCTACTCAGCCGGACCACCGACGTGGTGGTGCGGCTCGCCGGTGGTGACCCGCAGGCCAGCAGGACGGAGATGAGCGAGGACGAACTGCGGGAGATGCTGGTCAGCCAGCGGGGCCTGTCCGCGCAGCAGCGGGAGATCCTCACCGGCGCGTTCGACATCGCCGGCCGGACGCTGCGGGAGATCCTGGTGCCCCGGCTGGACGTGACGGTGCTGCCCGCGGCGCTGCCCGCCGCCGACGGGCTGCGGCGGCTCGCCGCCGCCGACCGTTCCCGCGCCCCGGTCGTCGGGCCGGGCGGGCTCGACGAGGTGTGCGGCGTGGTGCACATCCGCGAGCTGGTCGAGGCGGGCACGGCGACGGTCGCCGACCGGGCCCGTCCGCCGTTGCTGCTGCCCGACACGCTGCCGGTCGCCGACGCGCTGCGCCAACTGCGGCTGTGTCACCAGCAGCTCGCCCTCGTCGTCGACGAGCACGGCGGGGTCGACGGCATGATCACCATGGAGGACCTGCTGGCGGAGGTCGTCGGGGAGTTGTACGACGAGACCGACCGGGACGTGACCGCGGTGACCCGGGAACCGGACGGCTCGCTGCTGCTGCCCGGCGACTTCCCGCTGCACGACCTGGCCGACGTCGGCGTGCGCCTGCACTTCCGGCCGTCGCGGGAGTACACGACGGTGGCCGGGCTGGTGCTGGCCGGGCTGGGGCACCTGCCGACCGGCCCGGGCGAGACCGTGCGCCTGCCGGGGCTGACCGTCGAGGTGGTGGAGGTGTCCGGCCGGGTCATCCGGCGGGTCCGGCTGCGCGGCTTCTCGACCGGCCCCTGACCTGACACTCGGCCGGGTGAAAACGGATGAAACGGCTGCGACCGGTGCGGTCCAGGTCGTACCGTGCGATATGTGAAGGACCGAGGGATGCGGACGTTCGTCACCGTGCTGGCCGGCCTCGCGGTGATCTACTTCGGCACCACCGGCCGCAGCGAGGAGGACGGCCGCGGTGTGTCCGGCGGCCTCGTCGTGCTCGCGCTGCTGGCGGCGCTGCTGGTGTGGCACCTGACCAGGCCGGGCGACAAGACGGTCAAGTAGGTCGGGTCACCCGGCGGCGGCGCGGGTGACCTCACCGGCGGACTCCTCGCCGAGGGCCACCCGGACCAACGCCGAGGCGAGCCGGCCGAAATCGGCCGGGCCGACCAGCCCGGCCAGCCGGTCCGCCGAGCCGGGCAGGCCGAGACGTTCCGCCCCGGCCAGGGCCCGCCGGTCGACGAACGGGCGCAGGCCCGGCCAGACCACCTGCGCCTCGCGCAGGAAGATGTCGGCTCCGGTGGGGCCGATGCCGGGGAACTCCGTCAACAGCCGGCGCAGGGCGGCCGGTTCGTCACCGGCGTCGCGGTGCAGCCGGCGCAGGTCCCCACGCCAGCGGTCCAGGCACAGCCGGGCCCCGGTGCCGAGCATGGTGGAGGTCCGTTCGTCGTAGCGGCGGTAGTGGCCCCGGCCCAGCGCGTCGACCCGGTCCTGCCAGCTCGCCGCCTCCATCGACTGCGGGGTCCGGTAACCGGCGACGAAGAGTTCCCGGGCGGCGGCCACGGCCACCCGGGCCCGGATTCGGGTGCTCAGCAGCGTGGCGAGCACCAGCAGCTGGTAGAGCGGGGCGGGCCGGTCGGCGAGCGTGATTCCCGCCTCCTCGGCGTACGTGCGGCCCTGCCGGTCCAGCAGGACCCGCGCCACCTTCCGGTCGTCGCCCATTCTCGGGAGATACCCGCCCCGCGCCCGGTCACCCCTGTGGCCGTCCGGCTCACCGGGTATGCCGTCGGGGCGGGCGGGTAACCGACGTCGGACACGGTCGAACCCCGAAAGGAGAGACCCGTGGTGAACCCGCAGCAGGAGGAGTTGCGCCGCAACGACAAGGGCGCCACCAGCCAGGACAGCAAGGGCCCCAACCCCGGCGGACAGGTGCGTAGCCGTGGCTCGTCGCGGGGCGACCAGGGGCGGCCGGTGCCCCGGGGGCAGGTGTCCCCGTACGGCCCGGCCACCGAGCCCGTCGCCGAGGACGAGAGCATGCGCCGCTAACCACCCCGACCCGAGGCGGGTGGCCGCAGCCGGTTCCAGGTGGCTGCGGCCGCCACGCCGTACGCGAGGTGCGGCACGATGTCGGCCAACCAGTCCGACCGGCGCCAGGAGCGTGGGTCGGTCACCCCGAGCAGGGTCATCGACCCGTCGGACATCGTCATCACACCGCCGCCGAGCACCCCCGCGGCCAGCGGCAGCGGCATCCGCCGGCCCCGGGCGAGCAGGGCGTACCCGAGTCCCGCCGCGACGCCGATGCCATAGCCGAGCAGGGGCCCGAGGCCCGAGCGGCGGTTCGCCGCCCGGTCCTCGGGCCCCAGGTCAACGTGCGCCACCCCGGCCAGTCGTCCGGCGGTCTTCTCCGGGGTGCTGCTGGCCGGCCGCGCGCGCACCACCATGTCCAGGTAGCTGACCATGTTCAGGGCGACGCTGCCGACCGCGCCGGCGATGGCTCCGTCGGCCAGGCCCGTCGCCCTCACTTCGGGTCGCCCGGTTCGCGCTCGCCCTTGGGGCCGTAGCCGCGCTCGCCGCGCACGACGCCCCGCTGCCCGCGATCGGACTGCAGGATCCGGTTGGCCACGTCGTTGGCCTTGTCGTCCGGCACCCGTCGTCCCGAATCGTCGATCACGTCCCGGATGCGTGCCCGCTGCTTGTCGTACGCGTTGCTGCCCGGCCGTGGTCCTGGCATCACTGCCTCCTCCGGTCGTCGCCGTTGGCGTGCCGGGCTCGTCTACCCGCCTGCGCCGGGGCCAACCCCGTGACCGGTTCAGCGCGGCGCGTGGATCACCGCGACGGGGCAGTCGGCGTGGTGCAGCAGCGACTGGCTCACCGAGCCCAGCAGCAGGCCGGTCAGCTCGCCGCGGCCCTGCCGGCCGACCACCAGCAGCTGGGCCCGCCGGGACGCCTCGGCGAGCACGGTGCGGGGGCGACCTCGTGTGGTCTCCCGGCTGACCGCCACGTCCGGCCACCGCTCGGTCAGCCCGGCCATCGACTCGGCGACCACCCGCTCCTCCTCGGAGCGCAGTTCGGTCTCGTCGTACACCAGGGGGCGCATGTCGCCGGGGCCGGTGGAGGTCGGATGTCGGTAGGCGTGCAGCGCGACCAGCGGTGCGCCGCGCACCGAGGCCTCCTCGATGGCGAACTCCGCGGCCAGGCGGGCCGTCTCGGAGCCATCCACCCCGACGATCACCGGCCCGTCGGGGTGGTCGGTGCCACGGGCGACCAGCACCGGACAGTCGGCGTACGCGGCGACCTGCACCGCGACGGAGCCGACGACCAGGGCGGAGAACCCGCCGAGCCCCCGGTCGCCGAGCACGATCATCGCGGCGGCCGGCGACTCGCCGAGCAGCACCGCGGCGGCCTCGCCGTCGATGATCTCGCCGGAGACCCGCAACCCGGGCACAGTCGCGTCGGCCTCTTCAGTCGCGGCGGCGACGGTCTGTTCCGCCTGGTGCCGCAGGCCCGCGCCGGGTGGGCTGCCGGCGGGCGCGTCCACCGGCACCCGCAGCAGGGGCCAGATGAAGCCGTGCACGATCCGCAGCGGCCGGTGACGCCGGGCCGCCTCGACGGCGGCGAGCCGCACGGCACGCAGCGCCGCTTCCGAGCCGTCAACGCCGACGACCACCGCCGCGCCGTTCGCCGAGTTCACCGCCCACCTCCCGCCGGTTCCCGGCCAGTATCGCGGCCGGCCGCCTATCGGCGGGCCGATACCGCGCAGGCCGACCGGTGGGTACGCTGTCCACGGCCACCGGGGAGGGAGCGTCGTCGATGGTTGAGCCGGACCAGCCGAGCACCGCGCGAATGATCGATTTCTGGCTCGGTGGGGAGCACCACTTCCCGGTCGACGTGGCGGCTGCCAGCGCCTTCGAGCAGGCGTACGGGCCGTGCCCGCCGGTCTTCCGCGAGCTGCGCGCCTTTCTCGGCCGGGCGGTGCGGGCGATGGCCGCGCAGGGGATGGAGAGTTTCCTCGTCTTCGGTGCCGGGGTGCCCACCATGGGCAATGTGCACGAGGCCGCCCCGGAGGCCACCGTGCTCTACACCGACGTCGACCCGGTCACCATCCGCCTCGGCCAGCGCCTGCTGACCGGCAGCGACCGGGCCGGCTACGGCTACGGCGATGCCACCGACATGGGTACGGTCGATCGCGCCCAGCTGCACCGGTTCGTGCCGGGGTGGGGGAGAAGGCCGGTCGGCGTGGTCTTCCTGGGTCTGGCGGCGTTCCTGGACGACGTGACGCTGGCCCGCACCCTCGACGAGCTCTACCAGGCGACCGCGCCGGGCAGCCTACTCGCGGTCGACTTCGACACCGAGGAGCTGGCCGGTTTCCCGGAGGCCCTCGCGATGATGGGTCCGGCGTTCCGGATGCGCCCGCCGACTGCGTTCCTGCCGCTGCTGGGCCGCTGGACGCCCACCGACGACGGCATCGTCCCGATCACGCGGTGGCGTCCGGACGGCCCACCGGCGCAGGTGCCGGACGCCTTCCACGGCGGGGTCGCCGTCCGCTCGGCGGGCTGAGCGCCCGCCCACCGCAGCGCCCGCCCCGAGCTTCCGGGGCACCCTTGGCGGCACCGGCCCAACCCCTTTGCCGACGGCTTCGCGCCCAGCCACCGGGCGCGCGGGCAGGGGCGGCGCGGTGCGCCGTGCACCCGCGCAGGCACCGGCGTGAGACGTGGCCTGGCGCCTCCGGGCCGCACCCCCGCCCGCCCGGTGGGCGGGGAAGGGGCCTCCGTATGATGCTTGCCCTACGGCAAGCATCCGGAGGATGATCATGTTGGAGGCACCGGGCCAGGTCTCGCGTGTGCTTCGTGCGGCCCCGCCCGACCAGGTGGTGGAGGCGGCGGACCGGGCCATCCGGTCCGTTCTGGGCGCCTCGCGGACGGACGTGTTCATCGCCGACTACCGGATCAGCGGGCTCTGGCCGGTGCTGGACGCAAACCTCGCCGGCGGCGGCTCGCTCGCCTGCCACAACATGGCACAGCGCTGCTTCAGCAGCCAACAGCCGGTGACCGACACCGACGACGAGGGCCGGTGCCGGCTCTACCTGCCACTGTCGGTGTGGGGGGAGCGGCTGGGTGTGCTCCTCGTCGAGCTGCCCGACCCGCCCGACCCGGGCACCGTCGAGCGGGCCACGGACATCGCCGGCGAACTGGCCGTCGTGCTGCGCGCGGCGGACCGGGAGACCGACCGGTACCGCCGTCTCCGCCGGCGGGAACGGCTCAGCATGGCCGCGGAGATGCAGTGGGAGCTGCTGCCGGGGCGCGGCGTCAGCCACACCGCGTTCGAGCTCGCCGGCCAGCTGGAGCCCGCGTACACGGTGGGTGGGGATCACTTCGACTGGTCCGTGGACGACAACCGGCTCGCCGTGACGGTGCTCAACGGCGCCGGCATCGGGCTGACGGCGGCGCTGCTGACCGCCGTCACCGTGAACGCGCTGCGCAACGCCCGGCGTTCCGGTGGCAGTCTCGTCGAACAGGCCGAGCTGGCCTCCGACACGGTCTTCTACCAGCACCGCGGCCGTCGGTACGTGGCCACGCTGCTGCTCGAACTGGACACCGTCACCGGCCGGGTGCGGGCGGTGGACGCCGGCTCCCCGCACCTGCTGCGGCTGCGCGGCGGCACGGTGACGCCCATCGACCTCGAGCAGCAGCTGCCGCTGGGCATGTTCGCGGAGGCCCGCTACGACGTCCAGGAGTTCGACCTGGAACCGGGGGACCGCCTCTTCGTGGTCAGCGACGGGGTGTGGGCCGCCGACCCCGGTGACCGTGGGGCGTACGGCGAACGGGCGATGGCGCGGGCGATGCGATCCACGCGCCTGCAACCGCCGGCGGAGGCAGTTGGTACGGTGATGCGCGAACTGCACGCCTGGCATGCGGATGCCGACCTGCGCGACGACGCGGTCGTCGTCTGCCTGGACTGGCGTGGTTCCGCCGGGCGGGACGACGGGTGAGAGCCGTCGCCGCGACGGCAGGACAAGAGCGGGACGATCGCAGGGGACACCGGGTGGAGCGACCTCCGAATCTCGCCACGGCGATCGACGCCGCCGCCGAGGCGCTTGTCGGTGTGCTCGATTCGGCGGTGTCCCGGCACCAGATGGCCGTCTCGCCGACCCAACTGCGCGTGCTGTCGCTGATCAGTGGCCGGCCGGAGACCAACGTCAACGGCCTGGCCGAGCTGCTGGACGTCGTACCGTCCTCGGCGAGCCGGCTCTGCGACCGGTTGGAGGCCATCGGGCTGCTGCGTCGGGTGCCCGATCCCCGTGACCGGCGGGAGGTGCGGCTGATGCTGACGGCAGCCGCTGAGAGGTTGCTGCGCGAGTTGCAGGAGCGTCGTCACCGGGCGGTGCAGGCCGTGCTGGACCGGATGCCCGGCCGGGCGCAGCACGAGCTGCTGCTGGCGCTGCTGGCCTTCGAGCAGGCGGCCACCGCCGCGCCGCTCGATACTCCGGCCGACTCCTCGGTCCGCACCGCCTGACAGGGCTTCCCGCCGCGCGCATAGCCGGCAACCGCTCCACTAGTGTCCTAGGATGCCCTACGCGTGGTGACCCGTCACACACCACGGCAACGGTCACCACGCACCCGGCCGGCTGAGCCCGGAGTAGACCTGGGCAGCCCGATATAGTGGCAGCGCAATCAGCCGGCCCGTGATCGCGACGATCGCGGGCCGTGTCAGGGGAGGGTCCCGTCCGGGGGCCACAGGGGTGCCGGCGTCAGCCGGCCCGACAGCGCCCACGTTCTCCGCGCCGCCCGTCCTCGGCCGGGGCGGCTGAGCGTGCCGCGGAGGAGGTTCGGTGTCGCGTCCGCCGGCTCGGGAAGATCGCCCGGGGGCCACCGCCGGCACGAGCGGGTCGCCCGTGGGTGACCGGATCCTCACGCTGCCGAACGCCATCAGCTTCGTCCGGCTGCTCGGCGTACCGCTCTTCCTCTACCTGCTGCTCGTCGCGCGCGCCGACGTGGCCGCGCTCGTGGTGCTGGCCATCGGCGGCACCACGGACTGGGTGGACGGTTGGATCGCGCGTCGGATGCATCAGGTCAGCCGGCTGGGGGAGCTGCTCGACCCGCTCGCCGACCGGCTCTACATCCTCGCCACCCTGCTCGGGTTCACCGCCCGCGACGTGGTGCCCTGGCAGTTCACTGCGGCCCTGCTGGCCCGGGAGCTGCTCCTGCTCGGTTCGCTGGGGGTGCTGCGTCGGCACGGGTACGGGCCGCCGCCGGTGCACTACGTCGGGAAGACCGCCACGTTCCTGTTGCTGGCCGCCTTCCCGGTCCTGCTGCTCGCCGCCGCGGTGCCGGGCGCCGCGGCGGTGGCCGGGGCGATCGGCTGGGGCCTGGCCTGGTGGGGCCTGGTGCTCTACTGGGTGGCCGGCGCGCTCTACGTCGTGCAGGCCGGCCGCCTGGTCAGGGCGGTGCGGACCGGGGGAGCGTCGGCATGACGGGCACGCCGGGCGACAGCCAGGGACGCGCCGACCGGGTGTACGCCCCGGACTTCCTCACCGAACTGTTCCGCAACCCGTTGGATCCCGGGTACGCCGACGCCGCGGCCCGGCGCCGGGAGCGGCAGGCTCCGCCTTCGGGATGGCGGCACTGGTCGGCGCGGTCGGTGAGTCTGGTCGTGGCGGTGACCCTGGGTTTCCTGTTCGCGGTGGCGTACCGGCAGACGCTGGAGGCCGAGCCGGGGCGCAGCCAGGCCCGTTCCGGCCTGGTCGAGCAGATCAAGCAGCGGGAGACCGAGACCGACCGGTTGTCGGTGCGGGCCGACGAGCTGCGGGCGGAGGTGGCACGGCAGCGGGAGGCGGCGCTGGGTGGTTCGGAGGCGGCGCGGTTGCGCACCCTGGAGGCGGGCACCGGCCTGGGGCCGGTGCGCGGTGACGGCGTGGTGGTACGCCTGGCGGACGCGCCGCAGAAACCGGACGCGGTGACCGGCGCGGACGTGGGTCCGTCCCGGGTGATCTACAGCGATCTGCAGGGTGTGGCCAACGACCTGTGGGCGGCGGGGGCGGAGGCGATCGCGATCAACGGTCAGCGGTTGACGGCGATGTCGACGATCCGGTCGGCGGGGCAGGCGATTCTGGTGGACTACCGGCCGGTGAGCGGGCCGTACGAGGTGTCGGCGATCGGCCCGAGGTCGATGCGGGACCGGTACGAGGACAGTCGCAGCGCGTTGACGATGCGGAAGGTGGCCGAGGACACCGGGCTGTCGTTCGGGGTACGCAGGGCCGAGGACCTCACCTTGCCGGCCGCTCCGGACCCGCGGCTACGCTACGCGCAGCCCTCGGTGAGCCCGACGCCGTCGCCGTCGGGGGCTGATCGT
This window harbors:
- the selB gene encoding selenocysteine-specific translation elongation factor — protein: MFVVATAGHVDHGKSTLVRALTGMEPDRWAEERRRGMTIDLGFAWTTLPSGATVAFVDVPGHERFVPNMLAGVGPVPAALVVVAADEGWMPQSAEHLAALDALGVSYGLLVVTRADLADPGPAMARARSELAATSLGALDAVAVSAVTGAGLPQLRAALDRLAVRLPAPQADAPVRLWVDRAFTVRGAGTVVTGTLGAGRLRVGDELELAGAQPVRVRGLHCLGVARSEAAAVARVAVNLRGTPRDRIGRGDALLTPGRFHRTDLLDVRLAGDPTAQLPATLTLHIGSAAVPVRVRPLGPDTARLRLARPLPLLVGDRALLRDPGRHHVAGGVTVLDVAPPPLTRRGAAAARAAVLATVDGRPDLAGELRRRRLARAADLVRTGVEITGQPVAGDWLADPEHWRGLGARLVDEVARHAREHPLESGAPVELLRQRLDLPERALVEALVRPPLRLYAGRVTASAADALPEPVARAVARVRAGYAGRPFRAPEAEHLAELGLGPREIGAAVRAGALLRLAENVVLLPGAADDAVRVLVGLPQPFTLSAARRALDTTRRVAVPLLELLDRRGVTRRLPDDARIVVDRTVGSRPADEPGDPVPARR
- the nrfD gene encoding NrfD/PsrC family molybdoenzyme membrane anchor subunit, with the protein product MSSDRRGRRRRGGEELTVPEAEFTSYYGRPILKAPVWKWDIAAYLFTGGLAAGSSLLAAGGQLTGRPALRRAGRVTSLAAVTASTVFLIRDLGRPARFHHMLRVAKPTSPMSVGTWILSAFGPAAGIAAVAEGASLLPERGLPGLVRRALPSVGHAAGLAAAATAPALATYTGVLLAGTAVPSWHEAYPELPTIFAGSALASGAGVGLIAAPTAQAGPARRMAVAGAALELYGSHRVETRLGLLSEPYRTGHAGRLLRVGRALTAVGVAGALLGRRSRTLSALSGAALLGASVATRFGIFHGGVASAKDPKYTVVPQRERLERRRADAG
- the selA gene encoding L-seryl-tRNA(Sec) selenium transferase; the protein is MGDVAADPRRRVPRTDTLLADPRLAAATTTLGRERVKAAVHRAQEQARRGEITPEAVPDAALAALPALTPRAVLNATGVVLHTNLGRAALSPAAVAAVTAAAGHTDVELDLGTGRRARRGRDALDALAAAVPDAGAVHVVNNGAAALVLAATALAADAEIVVSRGELVEIGDGFRLPDLLASTGARLREVGTTNRTTLDDYAAALGPRTGFVLKVHPSNFQVTGFTSAVPVRRLAGLGVPVVADIGSGLLTPDPLLPAEPDAAGTLRAGAALVTASGDKLLGGPQAGLLLGAADLVDRLRRHPLARALRVDKLTLAALAATLGDPATPTRAALHADPGVLRARTERLRDALAADGCKAEVVPASAVVGGGGAPGVELDSWALSLPERYARPLRVGDPPVLGRVVRGRLLLDLRCMPADADATVRAAVLRVPGEG
- a CDS encoding hemolysin family protein, producing the protein MGSQLGQLALVVVLVLVNAALSGSEMALVTLREGQVRQLSRRSRSGERLARLVRDPNRYLATIQLGITLAGFLASAAAAVSLAEPLVGPLGFLGGAARGVAVVLVTMLLTFVTLVVGELAPKRLAMQRAERWGLVSAGPLDLLARLSRPVVWLLSRTTDVVVRLAGGDPQASRTEMSEDELREMLVSQRGLSAQQREILTGAFDIAGRTLREILVPRLDVTVLPAALPAADGLRRLAAADRSRAPVVGPGGLDEVCGVVHIRELVEAGTATVADRARPPLLLPDTLPVADALRQLRLCHQQLALVVDEHGGVDGMITMEDLLAEVVGELYDETDRDVTAVTREPDGSLLLPGDFPLHDLADVGVRLHFRPSREYTTVAGLVLAGLGHLPTGPGETVRLPGLTVEVVEVSGRVIRRVRLRGFSTGP
- a CDS encoding SAM-dependent methyltransferase; protein product: MVEPDQPSTARMIDFWLGGEHHFPVDVAAASAFEQAYGPCPPVFRELRAFLGRAVRAMAAQGMESFLVFGAGVPTMGNVHEAAPEATVLYTDVDPVTIRLGQRLLTGSDRAGYGYGDATDMGTVDRAQLHRFVPGWGRRPVGVVFLGLAAFLDDVTLARTLDELYQATAPGSLLAVDFDTEELAGFPEALAMMGPAFRMRPPTAFLPLLGRWTPTDDGIVPITRWRPDGPPAQVPDAFHGGVAVRSAG
- a CDS encoding universal stress protein yields the protein MNSANGAAVVVGVDGSEAALRAVRLAAVEAARRHRPLRIVHGFIWPLLRVPVDAPAGSPPGAGLRHQAEQTVAAATEEADATVPGLRVSGEIIDGEAAAVLLGESPAAAMIVLGDRGLGGFSALVVGSVAVQVAAYADCPVLVARGTDHPDGPVIVGVDGSETARLAAEFAIEEASVRGAPLVALHAYRHPTSTGPGDMRPLVYDETELRSEEERVVAESMAGLTERWPDVAVSRETTRGRPRTVLAEASRRAQLLVVGRQGRGELTGLLLGSVSQSLLHHADCPVAVIHAPR
- a CDS encoding phosphatidylethanolamine-binding protein; protein product: MPGPRPGSNAYDKQRARIRDVIDDSGRRVPDDKANDVANRILQSDRGQRGVVRGERGYGPKGEREPGDPK